CGCTCGGCGGCGAAGAACCATGCGTTTGTAACGATTGTTACTGATCCGGCCGATTACGGCACTTTGACCAATGAGCTCGAAGCCAGCGACGGCGCGACCTCGCTGGCATTTCGCAAGAAGATGGCTGCGAAAGCATTCGGCGCCACAGCTGCCTATGATTCGATGATTAGTCAGTGGTTTGCCTTTGCCGACCAAGGCCAGTTTTTCCCGGATATGCTGGCGGTAAACGGAAAAGAACCGGTTGCACTCCGTTATGGGGAGAATCCGCACCAAAAGGCGGCGCTCTATACGCCTGTCGGCCCTGCCGCGAAAGGCATCGCGCAGGCTGAACAGCTCCAAGGCAAAGAGCTGAGTTATAACAATTACAATGATGCGGACGCAGCGTTGGAGCTTTGCGCCGAATTCGCAGGGGGAGATCCTGCGGTCGTGATCGTGAAGCACGCCAACCCGTGCGGGGTGGCGCAGCGCGGCAGCTTGCTTGAGGCATGGGAAGAAGCACTGGCGTGCGACAGCGTGTCAGCGTTCGGCGGCATCGTAGCGGTCAATGTACCGCTCGACGGACCAACTGCAGAAGCGATCTGCAAAATTTTCACAGAAGTCGTAATTGCTCCATCAGTCAGCGACGAAGCACGCGCCGCCTTTGCCAAGAAGAAGAATTTGCGCCTGCTCGTGACCGGCGACCTGCCGGACCCTCGTCGTAGCGGGCTTTCGGTCAAGCCGATCACCGGCGGCTTGCTCGTCCAATCGCGAGACAATGGCGCGATCAGCGATGATGATCTGAAAGTTGTGACCGAACGACAACCAACCGAGCAGGAGCTGAAAGACTGCCTATTCGCGTGGACGGTCGCGCGTCACGTCAAATCGAACGCGATTGTTTATGCCAAGGATGGTGCAACGGCTGGCATCGGCGCAGGCCAGATGAACCGACGCGACAGTTCGCGTATTGCCGCGATGAAAGCTGCTGAGGCTGCGGAGAAATACGCCTGGGATCAAAGTCGTGCTGTCGGTAGCGCTGTGGCATCAGACGCCTTCTTCCCATTCGCCGACGGATTGCTTGCTGCCGCAGAGGCGGGTGCAACTGCGATTATCCAACCGGGCGGTTCCATGCGCGATGATGAAGTAATTGACGCCGCGAATGAAGCGGGCCTGGCGATGGTTTTCACCGGAATGCGCCACTTTAGGCATTAGTTTGTTTCGCCCCTCAACCGCCGGACCGAATGCATCCGCTTGCCTTGGCTGCCTCGCGTAAGCTTGGGCGAACGCTGGCTTTTGAGGCCAAAACAAACATTCTGAAACCTTTTCGGCGTTTCGAACGAACCTCCTTACAACAACGGAGCGTTCACCGGACTGAAAGAGCCGGTGAGTAATAGGCGCTCTCGAGATTCGAGAAAGATATTCGCCATGAGCATTTTTAACACAGACATGCCGCGCAATTTCGCCATCGGTTTTTTTGTTGGCGTGTTGATTGTCGCATTCCAGATCAGTCCCGAGCTCGGCAGCCAAGTGCTTCCTGAAGCGGTTGCGACGACATTCTCGTGAAGCGCGCATTCCTCCCACTGGCGGCTGCCGCACTGGCACTCTCTGGCTGCGGCTATCCTGCATTAGCAGCGGAGAATGTCGTTTCCGCACCAGCAGCGAAGCGTTTCGCCAATGAAGGTGTTGGCCTGAAGACTGCAATCTTTGCAGGTGGGTGCTTTTGGGGTGTCGAAGGCGTGTTCAGTCATGTCAAAGGCGTGAAGAGCGCGGTGTCCGGTTATCATGGGGGCAATGCAGCGACCGCAACGTATGAACAGACTAACACCGGCGTCACCGGCCATGCCGAAGTCGTACGTGTTGTCTACGATCCGAAAGTGGTTCGCTATGACGAATTGCTCCGGATTTTCTTCTCTGTGGTGGCCGATCCAACGCTTTATAATCGGCAAGGCCCGGATCGCGGCAGCCAATACCGCGCGGCGCTGGTTCCTGTGAATGCGGAGCAGCGCAAAGTCGCCTCAGCCTATCTCCGGCAGATGGAAGCCTCCGGTAAATGGTCCAGTCCCATTGTGACCAAGGTCGAGCGGTATAAAACGTTCTACGACGCGGAAGATTATCATCAGGACTTCATGATCCGGAACCCTAATCACGGATATATCCGCCGGTGGGACAAGCCCAAAGTGGCGGCGCTGAAACGGCTTTATCCGTCGCATTACCGGGCAAAATTCGTTCGCAACTGATCGCTGGCTCGTCGCAGAGTGGAAACTCCGGCGGTTGATCGCTATGTTGGCAGTATGGCAACGCACGCACATACCCATCACGAGCATTCTGGCGAGAGCCTGATTGATGCTGCCCGCGAATCGCTAGTCGCTTCAGGCGAGCAATGGACGAGCATGCGGTCCGATGTTTTCGAAGAGTTGGCGCGGCACGACCGCCCTGCTTCTGCCTATGACATCGCCGACAACCTTTCCGCCAAGCGCGGCAAACGGGTTGCGCCCAACAGCGTGTACCGGATCCTCGACCTGTTTGTGAGCAACAATCTCGCGTTGCGGGTGGAAAGCTCCAATGCCTATCTGGCGAACAGCCACCCGGGATGCACACATGACTGTATTTTCTTGGTCTGCGACGAATGCGGCGAAGCGACGCATATCGACAATGACGATATCTCGAGCAAAGTGCGCGGCGTGGCAAAGAGTGCAAACTTTAGCACCCGGCGTCCGATTATCGAAATTCGGGGGATTTGCGCCAGCTGCAGCTGACGCCCAGCCGTGCTTTTTTATAGATAAAGCGTTCATCGACAGTTTCGATTTGTCGGTGTAGAGCTTAGTGCATGACTTCACGACCTGACACACCGCTACTCGATACCGTCGATACTCCCACAGACCTCAGAAAACTGAAACCGGAGCAGCTTCGGCAGCTTTCTGACGAGCTTCGCAATGAGATGATATCTGCGGTTGGCTCTACTGGCGGGCATTTAGGCTCGGGCCTCGGAGTGGTCGAGCTGACAGTGGCGATCCACTATGTCTTCAACACGCCCGAAGACCGGCTGATTTGGGATGTTGGCCACCAATGCTACCCGCACAAGATTCTGACCGGGCGGCGCGACCGCATCCGTACTTTGCGGCAAGGCGGTGGTCTTTCGGGTTTCACCAAGCGTAGCGAGAGCGAATTTGATCCGTTCGGGGCAGCGCATAGTTCGACATCGATTTCGGCCGGCTTGGGTTTCGCAGTTGCCAATAAGCTGAATGACAAGCCCGGGCGCGGCATTGCCGTCATCGGCGACGGCGCGATGAGCGCGGGCATGGCCTATGAAGCGATGAATAATGCCGAGCAGGCTGGCAATCGGCTCGTGGTCATCCTCAATGATAATGACATGTCGATTGCGCCTCCCGTTGGCGGTCTGTCCGGCTATCTTGCGCGGCTGATCTCCTCCAGCGAATATCTCGGTCTGCGTAGTCTGGCATCGAAAATGACCGCAAAGCTTAGCCGCCGGGTTCACAAATCGCTGGGTACAGTCGAAAGCCACACCCGCGGGATGGTGACTGGCGGAACACTGTTTGAAGAGCTTGGCTTCTACTATGTCGGCCCGATTGACGGGCACAATCTCGAGCATTTGATTCCGGTTCTGGAAAATGTCCGTGATGCCGAAGAGGGCCCAATCCTGATCCATGTCCGCACAGTGAAGGGCAAAGGCTACGCTCCCGCCGAGAATAGCGCGGACAAATATCACGGCGTCGCCAAATTCGATGTGGTCAGCGGGAAACAGGACAAGGGCCCAGGCGGCGGACCACCAAACTATCAGAATGTATTCGGCGAGACGCTGGCGAAACTGGCAGAAACCGACCCGAAAATTTGTGCAATTACCGCCGCGATGCCTTCCGGAACTGGAGTCGATAAATTTGCGCAGGCGCATCCGGACAGGGCATTCGACGTCGGCATTGCCGAACAACACGGCGTCACCTTCGCCGCCGGTCTGGCAGCGCAGGGTATGCGGCCATTCGCGGCGATCTATTCGACTTTCCTCCAGCGCGCTTACGACCAGATTGTGCATGATGTCGCGATCCAGAATCTGCCGGTGCGCTTCGCAATCGACCGCGCAGGCTTGGTCGGTGCCGATGGCGCAACCCATGCCGGTTCCTTCGATGTGACCTATCTCGCCACGCTTCCCAATTTCGTGGTGATGGCCGCGGCTGACGAAGCCGAGCTCGCGCACATGACTTATACCGCAGCGGAGTATGATGATGGCCCGATAGCCTTCCGCTATCCGCGCGGTGTTGGCACCGGCGTCCCGATTCCGGAGGAGCTCGAGAAGCTGGAAATCGGCAAAGGCCGCGTCCTTCGTGAAGGCAACAAGGTTGCGCTCTTATCTTTGGGCACGCGTCTTGCTGAAAGCCTGAAGGCGGCCGATGAGCTGGAGGCCAAGGGACTTTCCACTACCGTTGCCGACCTGCGCTTTGCCAAGCCGCTCGATACCGTTCTGATCGAACGATTGATGCGTACGCATGAAGCGGTGATCACGATCGAGGAAGCCGCGATTGGCGGCCTGGGCGCGCACGTTCTGACTTTTGCCAGCGACAATGGTTTGACCGACGCGGGCCTGAAAATCCGTACGATGCGTCTGCCCGACATGTTCCAGGATCAGGACGCGCCGCACAAGCAATATGACCAAGCTGGGCTGAATGCGCCGGACATTGTCGAAACCGTCCTCAAGGCGTTGCGCCACAACAGCGCCGGGATCGAAGAAGCGCGGGCGTAGACTTGGGCCATGGATGACCTACCGATTGACGAAGATGATTGGGGTGTCGATTGGCCGCGCATCTATTCTGAAGGGCAAGGCTTCCACGAAAGCCACTTTCCAGATTGGCCTGAGAATTGGCTAGTAACCATCCGCAATTACGGCCGTTGGCTTGATATGGCGCCGGTATAATGCGCTGGTTGATTGGTGCGGTTTCGGTTGCGGTCATTGCCTATTTGGCGGTGGCGGCGCTGCTATATTTCCAGCAAGGCCGGATGATCTATCCCGCGCCCCAAGATGTGGTTCCGCTGCCTGCGGGGTTTGAAGAAGTCGCTCTGGAAACGGCTGATGGTTTGACGCTCAGGTCATTTTACAAACCTGCCGACGAAGGCCGGCCGACGGCAGTCTATTTTCACGGGAATGGTGGGACTTTGCTGGGTAGCGCCGCAGCAACATCGCGTCTTGGCCAGAAAGGATATGGCTTGCTGCTGGTCGAGTACCGTGGTTATGGCGGCAATGCGGGCGAGCCTTCAGAAGCAGGCTTTTATCAAGATGGCCGTGCAGCTCTAGCGTTCCTGGAGGCGCGTGGCGTTCAACAAGATCAAACCATCCTGATCGGCAATTCGATTGGTGGCGGGACCGCCACGCAGATGGCGACCGAGATACAGCCTAAAGCACTTATTCTAGTCGCGCCTTTCACCAGCGTGCCGGATGTGGCGAGTGCGGCTTTGCCGTGGGTTCCCGTGCATTTGCTGGTCCGCGACCAGTTCGACAACACAGCGAAGATGGCAAAGATAGACGCGCCCGTACTGGTCCAGCACGGCTCGGCGGATACGATGATCCCCTCTGTTCATGGCGAGACTCTGGCGGATATGGCACCCAATGGTTTGTTCCAGTCATTCGATGGTGCAGGACATGATTTGATCTTCGATCCCGCACCGCAATCGGCACAATATGTGTGGCTAACCGAAATCGATGCCGACCTATCCCTGCCACAATCTGCGAGAGAATAGGACACCAGCATGTCTCTTCTGACTGTCTCAAAAACCGACCACGTTACAACGCTCACGCTCAATCGACCCGAGGCAATGAACGCCCTTGGTGCTGACGGAGACGGACGCGACTTCGTTGCCGCCTGCGATGCTATCAATGCCGATCCGGATGTGCGCTGTGTTATTGTCACGGGTGCGGGGAAGGCATTTTCCGCTGGCGGTGATGTGAAAGCGATGCGTGAGCGGACCGGCAATTTCGGCGGGAATCCGGTCGACATCGCCGATGGCTATCGCACCAATATCCATCTGATCCTGCGCGCGCTCTATGGTTTGAAAGTCCCATTGATTGCTGCCGTCAATGGCGCGGCCATAGGACTTGGCTGCGATTTGGCGTGTCTCGCAGATATGCGGATTGCATCGGACCGGGCCAAGTTCGGCGTCACGTTCCTCAAGCTCGGCATTATTCCCGGAGACGGCGGCACATGGATTTTGCCGCGTGTTATTGGTGAAGCACGCGCGGCGGAGCTGTTCTATACCGGCGATGTGATCGATGCGGCCAAGGCCTGCGAGTGGGGATTGGTGAGCCGCGTGGTTCAGGGCGATACTCTGATAGCGGAAGCTGAAGCGCTTGCAGCGAAAATCGCCAAGATGCCGCCACACGCGTTGCGTCAGACCAAGAACCTGCTGCGACAAGGGCGTTCGATTACATATGACACCGCGCTGGAGCTTGCCGCCAATACGCAGGCGCTAATGCATCATACCGAGGATCATATGGAGGGTATCGACGCATTGCTCGAAAAGCGCGAGGCCGATTTCAAGGGGAAATAGTCCATTCGCCTTTTTAAATTCTTGTGATAGACCGCCCCAACTAAATGCAGAGGAGGGGCAGTGGAATTTCTCGAAGCCTTCAGATGGATTTGTTTGGCTATATTTGGGTTGGCAGGGCTTATTTGGCTGCTCGACATGGCTCAGCTGATTACTATTCGAGAGGCCGGTCAACGCAAGCTGCTGACTGCTGCATTGGGGACCACTCTGATTGGGAGCATGGCAAGTTTTGCGGCAGTAGAGTTCTTTCCCAATGGCGGGAAAAGCAATGGCGGTGGAGCCTCTGAAGAAGAGCAATCGGGCAAAGAATCGTCCGATGAAGACTTTGGCGAAGCCCGAGCCACGGATCCAACGGGCGCTGGCAACCGGGATACAGGAGAAGCCGATTCCGATACGCCTTCTTCGCCTGTGCCTGATCTGGCACCTACACCTACACCATCACCCTCAACGCCAGCAGTAGCGGCAGAGGATGAAATGCCAGCATGCACGATGGCGCCGCCTCCAGAGTTCGCGGCCTGGGCAGAGACAAATCTTGGGCCTCGTCCCAATTTTGCGTGCGCATTGGAGGCAAAGTATCCTGGCTGTGTCGCTGATATACAAAGCCGAGGCGAAGGAGCGACAGTTGGAAGTGAAGCTGCCGAGTGTGCGCGAAAGATCACAGAGTTTCGCCGCCCCACAATTTCCAAAGTCTACGAGTTTAAAGACCCGTATGATCGAAAAATTGATGAGATTGCACCATCGCTGAGCAGTCCACAGACGGAGATCGACCAGAATCGCCGGGAATATCTGTGTGCGGAAATCAAACGGCTTAACGGGCCGCAATGGCAAAAGTTCAATGCACTAGCTAAACGATCCAGTCGCGACGCTGAGTTGTGTTACTCAGACGCACGATGTGGCAGTGGCAGCATCGCAGCTCCGTCATCGGATACCGGCATCGATCCCGAAGAGCTGGGCGTTTGCCAAAACACAGCTACACCGTGAGACGGCTCGTCATACAGCTCAATAAGAGTTGGTCATAACCAAAGGGCGCTAGCGCTTTTGCTCAATCTGCCCTTTCGGTACGATCGTTCCTTGTGCGCAGGCCACGAGTTTCGATGCACCGCCATCATCCTCGGCCCAAACCTCTGCCCTTACGACGACCTGGCGCTTGCCCGCCTTTATCACCGTGCCTTTAGAGCGCAGTCTTGTTCCAATCGCGGGTGCCAGAAAACTGATCGTGTACGATCCGGTGACTACATCTCCAACCGCGCTGGCCGCCGCCCATGCGCAGGCATTGTCCGCCATCAAACCGACAATGGCACCATGGGCGAAGCCGTGATGCTGGGTCATGTCCGGTCTAAGCGCCAGGAGCAGCTCGGATTCGCCTTCCCACACTTTAATGGGCTCGACATCAAGCCAGTTGGAGAAGCCGGAGCGCTTAACCGCAACCTCTTTCATATAGGCGATGGAGGCTTCGGGAGAATCAAAACGCGAGGCAGCCATGGCTTATTCCTTTAAGTCTGCAATGCAGACTATATGGCACTTGCCCTCCCGTGGCACAAGTCTGATAAGCAGACTGATGAAGCGTTACGAAGCCTCCCGTTCTCCGTGCCCGATTGGTCGCGCCTCCCGCGTCGTGGGCGATCGCTGGGTTTTGCTAATCTTGCGTGAGACTTTTTTGGGTGTATCGCAGTTCGAAGACTTGAAAAACCGTTTGCCGATCAGCCGTGCAGCATTGTCTTCCCGGTTGGCGTTGATGATAGACGCTGGCCTGTTGTTTCGCGATCCGCCTGACGCCAAGCGGGCTGCCTATATTCTCACTGAATCCGGTAAGGCTCTGAGCCCGGTTCTGGCTGCCATCGGTACATGGAGTGCACAGCATCTGTTCGATCCAGATGACCCGCCGCGCAATTGGAGGTCTCCTGGATAGGAGGGCTACTGTATCGCCAGCAATTCGATTGTAAAAAGCAGTGTCGCGCCGCCGGGGATTCCGTTACCGCCGCGTGCGCCATAGGCAATCGAGGCAGGCGCTGCGATTTCGATTGTATCGCCGACAGTCATTTGTGGAACGGCCAACTGCCAGGCCTTAATGAGGCGTCTCAGCGGGAATGTGGCGGGCTGGCCCCGATCATAGGAACTGTCGAACGTCGTCCCGTCGACGAAAGTGCCCGCATAATGCAGCGTGACCGTGTCCCTCACCGTTGCACGTGCGCCGGTCCGGTTGCCTTTGACGTTGCGCCATAACAGGCCGCCCTCGACCCAGCGCCAGCCATCCTTGTAGGTACGCTCGGCCAATGCAGCCTGCTGCGCATTATGCCAAGCAGCACCGCGTTCCGGATCGACAATTTCTTCCGCCTCGGTCTCGGTATTCTGCGCCTGTGTTGGCACAGCGCAGAGTATCGCAGCGCTCAACGCTACGGCGTATATCGTGTGCATCACGAACCCCGAGTATCGTTGCTTACCAATCATAGGCCTTGGGCAGATCGCTTTCGTCCAGATCACGATACCGGTCACGGAGGCGTGTCTGGTGGTTGCTCAGCGGCTGCTCGATCCCATCGATGAAGACCCGTGTAGGATTTGATGACAGTTCCAGAGGATCGCCATCCCACATCACGACATCGCCCATCGCACCGGCTTGCAATATGCCTGCTTTGCCGCCCAACCCGCTAATTTCCGCTGGGATGGACGTGATCGAGGCGAAGGCTTGCCCCCACGTCAGACCGCTGGCGCGCGGCACTTTGCTGAGCGCCACCAGATTGCCTGCATATTGCGTCAGATTGCGCGGCTGTTCGAATGCGCCGATGCCGCCGATTGCCACTTTCACGCCTGCCTGTCTCATACGCCCGACATTGCTTTGCGTCGCTGCAAGTTGCTCAAAGCTGGAAGGCAGATCGTCGAGCGGATCGGCAATCACCGGGATACCCGATGCGGCGAGCGCATTCGCCGCCAGCCAGCCCTCGCTCGCGCCCAAAAGGACGATGTCGAGCTTTGGAAATTCCTGCTTCAGTGCAATGACCTTGCGGATATCCGATGCCCGCTCGGCATGGATATATAGTTTCTGCTTACCCGAAATGACGGGTACCAGTGATTGGACGTCAGGGCGTGTCAGCAATGCATCTTCGCCCTCCCAAGCACCTGCAACATAGGCTTGTGCCTCAGCCATGGCGTTGCGAAGCTCCAGGTTGGACGCAGTCCGACCACCGCCTGCGATACGCGCACCGCGTTCGCCCAGCACTACCATTTGGAACGAGCGGGCCTGCGTGATCGGCTCGGGATCGACGCCCAGATCAATCGTTGCGCCTTGTCCGGCAAAGATCGAATCGCCGGGAGCATGCGCCACTGTCGCTCGGGTTACGCCGCCAGCGCGGCTGACCGCGATATGCTCTGAGGCGGGATTAATGGCTTGGCTGATATCCAATGCGGCGCTGAAGCGCGAATCGCTCGCGCCTCCATCATTGCTGTTCCTGACCCCGCTGACATCGAACA
This genomic window from Pontixanthobacter aestiaquae contains:
- a CDS encoding Fur family transcriptional regulator, translating into MATHAHTHHEHSGESLIDAARESLVASGEQWTSMRSDVFEELARHDRPASAYDIADNLSAKRGKRVAPNSVYRILDLFVSNNLALRVESSNAYLANSHPGCTHDCIFLVCDECGEATHIDNDDISSKVRGVAKSANFSTRRPIIEIRGICASCS
- the dxs gene encoding 1-deoxy-D-xylulose-5-phosphate synthase produces the protein MTSRPDTPLLDTVDTPTDLRKLKPEQLRQLSDELRNEMISAVGSTGGHLGSGLGVVELTVAIHYVFNTPEDRLIWDVGHQCYPHKILTGRRDRIRTLRQGGGLSGFTKRSESEFDPFGAAHSSTSISAGLGFAVANKLNDKPGRGIAVIGDGAMSAGMAYEAMNNAEQAGNRLVVILNDNDMSIAPPVGGLSGYLARLISSSEYLGLRSLASKMTAKLSRRVHKSLGTVESHTRGMVTGGTLFEELGFYYVGPIDGHNLEHLIPVLENVRDAEEGPILIHVRTVKGKGYAPAENSADKYHGVAKFDVVSGKQDKGPGGGPPNYQNVFGETLAKLAETDPKICAITAAMPSGTGVDKFAQAHPDRAFDVGIAEQHGVTFAAGLAAQGMRPFAAIYSTFLQRAYDQIVHDVAIQNLPVRFAIDRAGLVGADGATHAGSFDVTYLATLPNFVVMAAADEAELAHMTYTAAEYDDGPIAFRYPRGVGTGVPIPEELEKLEIGKGRVLREGNKVALLSLGTRLAESLKAADELEAKGLSTTVADLRFAKPLDTVLIERLMRTHEAVITIEEAAIGGLGAHVLTFASDNGLTDAGLKIRTMRLPDMFQDQDAPHKQYDQAGLNAPDIVETVLKALRHNSAGIEEARA
- a CDS encoding PaaI family thioesterase encodes the protein MAASRFDSPEASIAYMKEVAVKRSGFSNWLDVEPIKVWEGESELLLALRPDMTQHHGFAHGAIVGLMADNACAWAAASAVGDVVTGSYTISFLAPAIGTRLRSKGTVIKAGKRQVVVRAEVWAEDDGGASKLVACAQGTIVPKGQIEQKR
- the purH gene encoding bifunctional phosphoribosylaminoimidazolecarboxamide formyltransferase/IMP cyclohydrolase — its product is MTDVTIKRALLSVSDKSGLVELGHSLAARGVELVSTGGTAKALRDAGLDVKDVSDLTGFPEMMDGRVKTLHPMVHGGLLAVRDNPEHFAAMEQHAIGAIDLVVVNLYPFEATVMRGADRPEIIENIDIGGPSMVRSAAKNHAFVTIVTDPADYGTLTNELEASDGATSLAFRKKMAAKAFGATAAYDSMISQWFAFADQGQFFPDMLAVNGKEPVALRYGENPHQKAALYTPVGPAAKGIAQAEQLQGKELSYNNYNDADAALELCAEFAGGDPAVVIVKHANPCGVAQRGSLLEAWEEALACDSVSAFGGIVAVNVPLDGPTAEAICKIFTEVVIAPSVSDEARAAFAKKKNLRLLVTGDLPDPRRSGLSVKPITGGLLVQSRDNGAISDDDLKVVTERQPTEQELKDCLFAWTVARHVKSNAIVYAKDGATAGIGAGQMNRRDSSRIAAMKAAEAAEKYAWDQSRAVGSAVASDAFFPFADGLLAAAEAGATAIIQPGGSMRDDEVIDAANEAGLAMVFTGMRHFRH
- a CDS encoding crotonase/enoyl-CoA hydratase family protein — translated: MSLLTVSKTDHVTTLTLNRPEAMNALGADGDGRDFVAACDAINADPDVRCVIVTGAGKAFSAGGDVKAMRERTGNFGGNPVDIADGYRTNIHLILRALYGLKVPLIAAVNGAAIGLGCDLACLADMRIASDRAKFGVTFLKLGIIPGDGGTWILPRVIGEARAAELFYTGDVIDAAKACEWGLVSRVVQGDTLIAEAEALAAKIAKMPPHALRQTKNLLRQGRSITYDTALELAANTQALMHHTEDHMEGIDALLEKREADFKGK
- a CDS encoding alpha/beta hydrolase → MRWLIGAVSVAVIAYLAVAALLYFQQGRMIYPAPQDVVPLPAGFEEVALETADGLTLRSFYKPADEGRPTAVYFHGNGGTLLGSAAATSRLGQKGYGLLLVEYRGYGGNAGEPSEAGFYQDGRAALAFLEARGVQQDQTILIGNSIGGGTATQMATEIQPKALILVAPFTSVPDVASAALPWVPVHLLVRDQFDNTAKMAKIDAPVLVQHGSADTMIPSVHGETLADMAPNGLFQSFDGAGHDLIFDPAPQSAQYVWLTEIDADLSLPQSARE
- a CDS encoding winged helix-turn-helix transcriptional regulator, yielding MKRYEASRSPCPIGRASRVVGDRWVLLILRETFLGVSQFEDLKNRLPISRAALSSRLALMIDAGLLFRDPPDAKRAAYILTESGKALSPVLAAIGTWSAQHLFDPDDPPRNWRSPG
- the msrA gene encoding peptide-methionine (S)-S-oxide reductase MsrA, whose translation is MKRAFLPLAAAALALSGCGYPALAAENVVSAPAAKRFANEGVGLKTAIFAGGCFWGVEGVFSHVKGVKSAVSGYHGGNAATATYEQTNTGVTGHAEVVRVVYDPKVVRYDELLRIFFSVVADPTLYNRQGPDRGSQYRAALVPVNAEQRKVASAYLRQMEASGKWSSPIVTKVERYKTFYDAEDYHQDFMIRNPNHGYIRRWDKPKVAALKRLYPSHYRAKFVRN
- a CDS encoding amidohydrolase family protein; protein product: MKRLFTLAAACSALAFTASVAAQDVTIINAKLAIGDGSEPINGGVIRIRGGTIVLVDSGDGETLGSSDDYLDVSRRDASGQPLVISVPVIDAKGAWVTPGIFAAVTDIGVFDVSGVRNSNDGGASDSRFSAALDISQAINPASEHIAVSRAGGVTRATVAHAPGDSIFAGQGATIDLGVDPEPITQARSFQMVVLGERGARIAGGGRTASNLELRNAMAEAQAYVAGAWEGEDALLTRPDVQSLVPVISGKQKLYIHAERASDIRKVIALKQEFPKLDIVLLGASEGWLAANALAASGIPVIADPLDDLPSSFEQLAATQSNVGRMRQAGVKVAIGGIGAFEQPRNLTQYAGNLVALSKVPRASGLTWGQAFASITSIPAEISGLGGKAGILQAGAMGDVVMWDGDPLELSSNPTRVFIDGIEQPLSNHQTRLRDRYRDLDESDLPKAYDW
- a CDS encoding FKBP-type peptidyl-prolyl cis-trans isomerase; protein product: MHTIYAVALSAAILCAVPTQAQNTETEAEEIVDPERGAAWHNAQQAALAERTYKDGWRWVEGGLLWRNVKGNRTGARATVRDTVTLHYAGTFVDGTTFDSSYDRGQPATFPLRRLIKAWQLAVPQMTVGDTIEIAAPASIAYGARGGNGIPGGATLLFTIELLAIQ